The genomic DNA CTGTTGAAGGCTTCTCAATGCTACTTATCAACCACAGCCGGCCCTATAGCAGGTCTCCTCTTCATCTCCACAGACAAGATTGCTTTTTGCAGTGAGAAACCCATCAAATTCTCTTGCCCAAGTGGAGAATTCAGTAGAATACATTACAAGGTAACTCACATCATCATATCTATTACATCTCCCCCaccctctatctctctctctctctctctctctccatgccTGCTAACACCTTTAAGTAATATTAATTTGTGCAGGTCTTGATCCCACTAAGAAAGATAAAGACAGTCAACCAAAGTGAAAATGTGAAGAAGCCTTCCCAGAAGTACATAGATATAGTTACTGTAGATAATTTCGAGTTTTGGTTTATGGGTTTCATAGATTATCAGAGAGCTTTCAAATATCTGCAGCAAGCAATCACTCAATAGTGAGAATATGAAGAAGCCTCTGCTTCACCTGAtgtgtttttgttatttgataCAGTTTTGGACGGTGTATATATTTGTAGTGATGAACAATGTTAATATACATTCTGCAGCGATTATTGCTTAAAGTCACCTTGTGGACCTTAATACACATCAAACCTTTTACCTTCTGAGGATTTTATCATATATAAAAAGGCGTTATCTTCTGATTTATATTAAGaggcaaaaagaagaagatatatgCGAACCCTTCACTCAAGTcattagcttcttttttttttaattgaataagggaaaaaagGCTGCAGGGAATAAGTCATTAGCTTAATATGtctaaaggttttttttttttaaaaaaaaaaaaagaaatcttggCAATTCAAGAAACATCTAGCATTGTAAATACAAGAAGGAAAATCCTTAATAGCCGCCTTTGCTAATCTGTTCACGGTTTCATTTGCTTCGCTTCTTATGTGAGTGGAAATTCTTTCTAATAAATTTTGCATTCTTCAATCAATTGCCTATACCTACTCCAATAGCATCCTTCTTTTCGCAAGGCATGAACTATTTCCAGCGCAATATTACCCTCCATTATAATATTTTGGAAGCCCAAATCTCCACTAAGTTCCACAACCATCCAAGCCGCCAAAGCCTCCATCACAACTGGGTCAGAAATATATGGTTTTGTAATGCCAACACTTTTCCTTACGAAGAGATTTGCTTTTGTAAGAAGGATATTATTACATGCCCTCCATATGAACATCTTAACTGCCCCGGACCACAAATCTTTCAGATTTCCTTCCACAACTTGTTAAGTACAACTCTTCCCTTTTGAAAATGATAAGCACTCTTGACCACAAATTTCCTTTTCTTGGCACCAATCCACACCATTTGGTCTTGTTGCTTATTGGGGACATATAGCCATACCACAGATACTTGCGTGCCTCCTCTCATTGAAAACTGATAAGGAACCTTATTTCACATTGTATGAATTATGATGATATATGGCAACCCTATACCACCTATTCCATTGGGATCCTTTTCATTTCAAGTGgagattatttatttaatagtcaagattatattttacaaatttaacaGTGTAGATgttatcatttaaaattttaattaatgtaGTACTACGTATACCACAAAGATAAActtccttttttgtattttttagggaaaaaatacaaaatcaatccCTACAGTTGTACTAATTTCAGTAATTTGCCATAAGCTCCCCAGGAtttaaagataatttaaaaCTCTCTATAGTAAGCATTTCAGAAGGAAGACCAATCATGGCGAAGGTATGGTAATTTGATTGAGGACTCGAAGATTATACTGCACAGTCTCTGGTCATGATATGTGGTGCATAGTTCatacaagaacaaaaacaaacatggtGGCACATCTATTGACCAATAGCTAAAAGTTGTATGATTTGAGTTTCTTCAACGAAAGCTTgaaatttcacttaaaaaaaaaaaagaaaaaaaaaaggcataaatGACAAATGACTTCCCAACCCAAACTTGTATAAACTTTTGACTGTAAATTGTGGTAATGCCATATAAGCAACAGCACAAGATCCTTAATTGAAACTAGGATTACATTTTTGCTGCCCAATCTACAACttcataatatattctaaccACCACAGGAATCGACATACATGTGGATTACATTCCCTTTcccacaaacacaaaaaagtgTTGTCTGCCAACAATTTATTGTTAAAAACCGGCCTTGAATCTTCATTGGTTGAATGCTGACATGAGCATTTGAATCAAAAGAAAGCCAAAAAGATTGGTTGCAGTCCAGATCAGCGTATGATCAGTACTTGTCCTATCTACCTGTGACTTAATGTTGAGGGTTTTTATTCATATTActcaatcaaacatttaaacTTGAGGCAAATCCTGAGAACGTTAGCAATGACTTCTCACAAACGTCACAAGCTCATTCAACTTGCAACCATTTAGGGGAAAGTAGCCATTTCCCACCTTtctttatcttatcttatctagGTACCAAATAGACTGGCATCAGAAAGCTAAAATGCCAGCTCAAAAAGGTTCATTGGCACACCCTCACATAGTCAGCACAAGAGAAAGGAGGCAGCATATGACGACTGTGTGATAGAAAAGGTCTTCCAAATATTCAGGACTATTTCCTTAGACCCTTTCATTAGTTGAGGGTCAACATTGCATAATAATAGGGACACCAATTGGCTGAAAATAAGGCAACAATTCAACTTCAACCATGTCAGAAAGTCTTGGTTGGGTAATTTCACTAGTATCAATGTTTGAATTCTTGCATAAAATGAGATGTTAAAACACCCACATCCACCTTTCTTAATTCGTATAATATTTTGGAGAATTTCACGACGAAGTACTGTTGGACTTCTCTACAATGTCTTTTTCTAAAAGCAACCCAAAATCTTTGAAGGATATAACCTTTAAGAGTCCATGCCTGCTCCTTTATTCTAATGGATGAGCCAGAGCTGAATCATGCAACAAAAAGTTGATTAACCTACTATTTTCAGCTCTTTAAATACCTTGTCAGAATACAATGTTTGATCAACCTAAGTAAGCATTTCTTCCTTGTATTCTAAGTTCTAACAGTCGACAACATTTTACATCCCTTGCTGTTCCAAACATGAAAACCTCACTTCAGGATTTTGTTGTTGGAATTCCAATAAGATCAGAAGAACTCCGAGTTGATAGGTCACTGAAGAGATACTTACCTGACCCTGCAGATTCAGTGCCTAATAGGAAGAACAAGGCAAGTAAAAAAGGAGACAGTTTTGCGCATGGAGTCCGAGAGCATGGTAAGTAGCTTCTGTTTTACCTAtggttttattttccttcatcttttccatttcttccTTGCTTCTGTTGGGATCATCAAGTTCCTAAAAACTCATTCTTTCTCTTCCAATATCTTGTGAACCGCAGTGAGACATGGACCCAATATCACTGAAACTGTGAAGGGGAAGTTGAGCTTGGGGGCTAGGATTCTTAAAGTAGGTGGTGTGGAGAAAGTGTTCAGACGGTTATTTAGTGTTAGAGAAGGAGAGAAATTACTGAAGGCTTCGCAGTGCTATTTATCAACCACAGCAGGTCCTATTGCAGGCCTCCTCTTTATCTCCACAGACAATGTTGCATTCTGCAGTGACAGATCAATCAAAATCTCTTCTCCAAATGGAGAGATGATAAGAATCCACTACAAGGTAAGTTGCAAAAGATGATTTATTCTGTTTCTCTCCGTGTCTCTGTCTGGCTTGCTGGTTGCTAATATTATAAGTTATATTCACGTGGTGCAGGTCTTGATTCCACTGAGGAAGATAAAGAGAGTTGAGCAAAGTGAGAATGTGAAGAAGCCTTCACAAAAGTACATGGAAATAGTTACTGTCGACAATTTTGACTTTTGGTTTATGGGTTTCTTAAGTTATCAGAAATCTTTCAAGTGTCTTCAGGAAGCTATTTCACAAGCTTAGAGGAATGCTAGTCATTCAAGCAGCAGAAATGTTAATTCCCATCTTCTTCTCAGATGTACAGCTAGGAAACTCTCAATACAATTTCAGGCGGTGTATTTTGTAATGATGAAACGCTCTCTGATTCTTCAACTATCACTTTACTATTCGCAGACAAATCAGATTCTTCCTGTGGTCATTGTTTAAATTTGTGaatcatgttcttttttttttctttggcatgGAATCGGTCGCTATGAACTGAATCCCTTTTCTCTCATTCATTCAAATggtaatgattaaatttacctcttcccattaacttaagctttttggataagtggtgatttaacgaACTATAATCATCCAATCACATCCATTTGAAGTTCAAATATCTCACGACTAGGATAAATACAAGACAGTAGACAGCTGAAAGGAGTCCATAACCGATGCATTCTATCATGactttgaagtttgaattaCAGCAGATTACTGTTTATCTGTATAGCAACTTTACTTgtatattttcaaattcaaacatctttgttttctgtaattgtatatatatatatttaaaatcaATACAACCATCTGGTAACACAACCAGAGTTTCAAATTCTGTTTCTAACTTCAACATGTGTCTCCGATCTGAATTTGTAATTGTAAAACCATGCTACTTAGATAAGTGAAGAACTAGCTAATACACAAACCCTATGAAGAACTAGTCTGCCGACAACATTGCAAGAGTATATGGCTTCTTCCATTACTAATTGCTTACTTCTATATCTGGTCTTGCTGGCAAGTGAGGTGGATTTTAGTGTTACTCATTACACCCGCGACCATATTCAGCTAATTGCTGCAGTCATTTGACATGATAGTGTCTGCTAGCACAAGCCCTTCATTAGCAAAAATATGGAATTGCAGAGTACCAAATTCAGGGAACTTCTCATTACCCTCCAGCTGAACCCAGTACTgcagtaaaaaaatatttactcgGAGCTTCCCACTAATTTGGTAAAGTAGTAATCTACCTgcaataggattttttttttttttttttgcgctaGATGCTGAATGTATTCTGTCAGTGAGTCAATATGTCCAATAGCCATCAAAGAATCATCTACTTTATGTGATTGTCAAGGCACTGGTTCAGCCTGTTGACTCGGTGGAGTGTCCAGTTTATAGGTGCCGCTGATCACATGGTAAACCAAAGTAGAGCTCCATTTCTTGGCAGTTGGTTGTTTAGGTTACAGTTTTGTTCGACAAGGAAGTAGCAGAGGACTAAGCTGTGAGGTGATAGGATCCAAGGGATTCTATCAAGAGAAATGagaaaatcaaccaaaaaaataaagagaaagagaaggggATGGTCACCTCGAGGGGATCAAGCCTCCAATACTTGCTTCAAGCAAAGatagattttcttttgttaggAGATTAGTACCTTTGGGGAGTCCTTTTATGAGctcataatatagcatgttgagacactacacaacccaaaagcttaagttcaTCTTTGATGGTTTGTCATACGACATAGAAGGAAACTGGCGTAGTGACCAAGTCAAGCAGAGGGACCAATATTGGGGAAGGTTCAAGAATCATGAAGAATCCTATCATGTGGCTGATTCCAATTTGAAGGGTGCAATTGGAACCATGTGAGTAGGCTGTCATCAGATTCTAAAGATGCATCTATGATTATACCAGCATATATGCATGCTTCTGCCGCATCTACACATAAATAACTGATGGTGAAAACTGCCTCCAAATAACAAGAACTTTGTCACCCATATATAAGTCAGTTTAAGGGAAAGATACGGTAGAAGTGACTTTAAGTGGAGTAGCAGCCCTAAGTAAGTTTTCGTTTCACCAATTAAAAGAGGAAGAGGCTCACTGGGAGTGGAAGAAAGGAAGCACAGCATCTTGTTTGCTTGCTGCTTTTGGCGAAGTTCAATGGTTGTATGACATCACATACTACTACTGTAAAACCAATAAATTCATCAAGGATGATCTCCTCCTTTTATTCTGTCTTTCCAAATTTAAGTTCCGGTATTAAGCATATATAGGATAAGCATGTAACTTAGAGATTGATTCTTTGGAAGTTGGGATCTCAGAGCCTTTGAAATAATATAGATATTTTTGCAGTATTCACAAGTAGAAACAACACAAGATCTTGGTGAGAGCTAAATGACGTTATCTTAAAGCCACTTTTATACCGCTGAGGTCCTTAATTGAAGCTAGCCAGCTAGGATTACATTCTTTGCAGCCCAATCTACAACttcataatatattctaaccTCTGCAGCAATCGACATGTGGAGCTGAAAGGGCCTATGTGGATATGTGTAGACAGTCCCTTACCCACAAACCCAAAAGTATTGTCTGCCAACAGTTTATCGTTAAAAACCGGCCTTGAATCTTCATTGGTTCAACGCTGACATGTGCATTTGAATCAAAAGAAAGCCAAAAAGATTGGTTGCTGTCCAGATCAGCGTATGATCAGTACTTGTCCTATCTACCTGTGACTTAATGATGAGGGTTTTTATTCATATTActcaaataacaaatttaaagttGAGGCAATATTAATTCCTGCGAACTTTAGCAATGAATTCTCACAAACGTCATGAGCTCATTCAACTTGCAACCATTTAGGTGAAAGTAGCCGTTTCCCCTTtctttatcttatcttatcttggtaCCAAATAGGCTGGTATCAGAAAGCTAAAATGCCAGCTCAAAAAGCTTCATTGACACTTCCTTACGTAGTCAGCACATGCAAGAGATATGAGGCAGCATATGACGACTGTATGATAGAAAAGGTCTTCCAAATAGTCGGGACATTTTATTTCCTTGGACCCTTCCTTAGAATGGTATAATTTTCCAAAAGATAAACTTGGAAGAACCCCACTTCTACATATCTTGTGTAACAACTAAGAAGCTCGCTATGCACATCTACGCTATTAATCCAAAAGGATTACTCAGGTTATAGTTAGAGCTTCCCACTTAGTGTGGACAATCTACCCGCTCAATGTGAGACAAACTTTTTAGAGTGTCATATTTAGTGTCTAACTGTTACAGATAATGAACTTCAAATGATGTAATAAAAAGTGCAGCAGAATGGTTTGATTTGAGTGTGTgcattatataatataataggGACACCAATTGGctgaaaataatttaattttgaaaataaggCAGCATTTCAACTTCAACCATGTCTGAAAGTCTTCGTTTGGTAATTTCATTAGTATCAATGTTTGAATTCTTGCTTAACATGAACCAATGTTAAAACACCCACATCCACCTTTCTTCTAATATTTTGGAGAATTTCACAACGAAGTGTTGGAGTACTTTTCTACAATGTCTTTTTCCGAAAGCAACCCAAAATACATCATATCCTTGAAGGATATAATCTTTATGAGTCCGTGCCTGCTCCTTTATTCCACTGGATGAGCCAGAGCTGACTCATGCAACATAAAGTTGATTAACCTACTATTTTCATCCCTTTAAATACCTCGGCAGAATACAATGTTTGATCAACCTAAGTAAGCATCTCTTCCTTGTATTCTAACAGTTGACAACATCCTTAGCTGTTCCAAACATGAAAACCACACTTCAGGAATTTGTTGTTGGAATTCCATTAAGGTTAGAAGAAAACCGAGTTGATAGGTCACTGAAGAGATACTTACCTGATCCTGCAGATTCAGTGCCTAATAGGAAGAACAAGGCAAGTAAAAAAGGAGACAGTTTTGCGCATGGAGTCCGAGAGCATGGTAAGTAGCTTCTATTTTGCCtttggttttattttccttcatcTTTTCTAGTTCTTCCTTGCTTCTTTTGGGATCATCAAGTTCCTAAAAActcattctttttcttccaatatCTTGTGAACCGCAGTGAGACATGGACCCAATATCACTGAAACTTTGAAGGGGAAGTTGAGCTTGGGGGCTAGGATTCTTAAAGTAGGTGGTGTGGAGAAAGTGTTCAGACGGTTATTTAGTGTTAGAGAAGGAGAGAAATTACTGAAGGCTTCGCAGTGCTATTTATCAACCACAGCAGGTCCTATTGCAGGCCTCCTCTTTATCTCCACAGACAATGTTGCATTCTGCAGTGACAGATCAATCAAAATCTCTTCTCCAAATGGAGAGATGACAAGAATCCACTACAAGGTAAGTTGCAAAGATGATTTATTCTGTTTCTCTCCGTGTCTCTGTCTGGCTTGCTGGTTGCTAATATTATAAGTTATATTCACGTGGTGCAGGTCTTGATTCCACTGAGGAAGATAAAGACAGTCGAGCAAAGTGAGAATGTGAAGAAACCTTCACAAAAGTACATAGAAATAGTTACTGTCGACAATTTTGACTTTTGGTTTATGGGTTTCTTAAGTTATCAGAAATCTTTCAAGTGTCTTCAGGAAGCTATTTGACAAGCTTAGAGGAATGCTAGTCATTCAAGAAGCAGAAATGTTAATTCCCATCTTCTTCTCAGATGTACAGCTAGGAAACTCTCAACATAATTTCAGGCAGTGTATTTTGTAATGATGAAACGCTCTCTGATTCTTCACTATCACTTTACCATTCACAGACAAATCAGATTCTTCCTGCGGTCGTGATTGTTTAAATTTGTGAAtcatatttttttgctttttttttctttggcatgTAATCCAGTCGCCATGAACTGAATCCCTTTTTGCCCATTCGTTCAATTTGTAAACAACTTCCAGGCTAGCTTGAGGGAAAGGCAGATGAGTATAGTTAAAGGCTAAGGTTTGTGCACAACTACTTTGATGAACAGACACACTAGGAGTAACACATTGATGACTTTCCACCCTAGAAAATAACCCTGCAAAAAATCTAACCACAGCCATGAGATCCCTTCAATGGAATCAGAActaatttttgagtttttatgcTTGAGGAAAATCTATCTAAGCAGACAAAAAGTACTGTTATATGCTAAATACTCTCGTTCGAATACTAACTCAAAACATAGAGCATAGCAGCTAATCTTATACTACCTATAGGGCCAAGAAAATACAATTCGGTGCTCTAGAATATCgtcttttacttatcaaaaaatatatatatatatatagaatatcgTCTTTTACATTAGCATGCCATTTTCACATGTTTTCCTCCTGTTGCTCTACCCATtatcttttcttcaatttgctTATTGATCATACTATCAGTTATGGTTAACTAAGCAAGTTTGAACCGGCGCCTCATCTAACAATGTCTTCACTCTTATAGAGCTCAATTATAGGTTTATTTTCATCATTCATTTTCTCCTCCAGTCTTGAACCTATGCTCCTAAgctattctttttcctttttctttttggatgaataagcaTCACCCTCCAGTATAAACTGGAACTCTGCTGCAGAATCCAGCAGCTCAACTCAACCaaccagaaaacaaaaactatatagaACCACACAACCACACCTACTAACTACCAGTTACAAACAAACCCCACAAACACTGAAAACTCACACTCTGTACCTCTCCTATATTGATGATGACAAACTATACTAATTTTACAAATACAAAACCAGAGTTTATTTACATAAGACCAAAATTCGATCTTGAAACCCCCATATGCAACATAGGGATTTATTGATGATCGATTCCTTGAACTTTCCAGCTCCCATGACTTGAGTTATAATTTCCGAATCAATCCTCTTTAAAATCTGATCCTCTCTGTATGCACAACATTACCATGCTTTAAATCGTTCATTCGATCACTTGTTTCCATATGTGGTCAACTACGGTCCCAAAAGCCGATTTGCACAAACTAATACTTAAGCTTTCGCCTTTTAAATCTGTACTTCCCCAATTTGCCACTTCTTCCCAAATGAAAGGGGGATCATCTTAAAAAGAACTCTATCGGGGTGCCATCTATCCATCCAAAGGTGAACAGATTTGCCATCCCCGACATTGAACTTTATAAAATCCTTTGCTATTGCTCGTAGTTCAATCAGTTTTTTCCAACCCCATGTGCAGTTTTGAGGAACTTTACTCTGCCAAAAATTCTTTCCTTTCAATAAATTCTCTTTTACCCAGACAACCCAAAGGGATCCAGCTTTGGTGAATAAGTTCTAAATATGGCGCATAACAGCTGCTTGATTCCATTCTTCCACCCTTTTGATACTCGGGTCATCTTCCCTCTTCTGTAAGCAAACTGAACTCCACACCACCTTGGCCCTAGAATTCGTCTCTCATTTCCTGCCCAAAAattccattatttttctttatttgcacGTTTTTCAATACCACTACAAGCTTCAGCTTCAAAAGTGTCAATCTCTCTCATCTAAAAAAGATAATCATATTCCACCATAAATAATATCACAACTGTCTCTCTCTTTGCTCctatttttcatccaattcTATGTTTAGTTAAAGGAAGgcttaatttagaaaaaagaacGAACAATGGCcaccacaaacaaaaaaaaaa from Corylus avellana chromosome ca6, CavTom2PMs-1.0 includes the following:
- the LOC132184993 gene encoding GEM-like protein 4; the protein is MKTSLQDFVVGIPIRSEELRVDRSLKRYLPDPADSVPNRKNKASKKGDSFAHGVREHVRHGPNITETVKGKLSLGARILKVGGVEKVFRRLFSVREGEKLLKASQCYLSTTAGPIAGLLFISTDNVAFCSDRSIKISSPNGEMIRIHYKVLIPLRKIKRVEQSENVKKPSQKYMEIVTVDNFDFWFMGFLSYQKSFKCLQEAISQA
- the LOC132185005 gene encoding putative GEM-like protein 8, producing MKTTLQEFVVGIPLRLEENRVDRSLKRYLPDPADSVPNRKNKASKKGDSFAHGVREHVRHGPNITETLKGKLSLGARILKVGGVEKVFRRLFSVREGEKLLKASQCYLSTTAGPIAGLLFISTDNVAFCSDRSIKISSPNGEMTRIHYKVLIPLRKIKTVEQSENVKKPSQKYIEIVTVDNFDFWFMGFLSYQKSFKCLQEAI